From the Mycobacterium sp. DL592 genome, the window CCGCCCACATCCGCACCGGCACTCTGCTCGGCCAGCGGATCCTGACGCTGGAGTCCGACGGCAAGGGGGTCCTGAAGTCCTCTGAGGTGATCCCGGTATCGCGTACCGGGGCGCCGTACTCGCTGTCCGACTCGCTGTCGGAGTTCACCGCGAACACCGCCGACACCGACACCGCGGCGCTCAACCAGTCGCTGAACACGCTTTCGGACACCCTCGACCGGGTGTCGCCCCAGATCGGGCCGACGTTCGACGGGTTGAGCAGGTTGTCGCGAATGATCAACGAGCGTGACGATTCCCTGGCCAACCTGCTCAAGAGTGCGGCCAACGTCACCGGCATACTCGGGCAGCGCAGCCAACAGGTGAACACGCTGTTGCTCAACGCCAACGACCTCGTCGGCGTCCTGCAGGAACGTCGCTACGCGATCGTGAACCTGCTGGCCAACACCTCGGCCCTGTCGAAGCAACTCACCGGCATCGTCGCCGACAACGAGAAGGCGTTGGCGCCCGCCTTGGAGAAGTTGAACTCGGTGACCGCGATGTTGGAGAAGAACAACGACAACATCACCGCCGCCATGAAGGGTTTGGCCAAGTACCAGATCACCCAGGCCGAGGCGGTCAACAGTGGGTTCCTCTACAACGCGTTCGTGGCCAACCTGATACCGGCGCAGACATTGCAGCCGTTCTTCGACTACGCGCTCGGGTTCCGCCGCGGTATCGACGCCGGCCAGCCGCCGGACAACGCCGGGCCGCGCGCCGAGATTCCGTTCCCGTACAACGGCATACCGCAGCCCAATGAGCGATGGGGGCAGCCATG encodes:
- a CDS encoding MCE family protein, encoding MLKYRGSSLIRSGFIGLMLIVLVITVGLAPERIVTWATSVKHQALFTEAGGLQSGNAVKVSGVKVGTVSDVSLDHGKALVTFVVKGSVRLGADTTAHIRTGTLLGQRILTLESDGKGVLKSSEVIPVSRTGAPYSLSDSLSEFTANTADTDTAALNQSLNTLSDTLDRVSPQIGPTFDGLSRLSRMINERDDSLANLLKSAANVTGILGQRSQQVNTLLLNANDLVGVLQERRYAIVNLLANTSALSKQLTGIVADNEKALAPALEKLNSVTAMLEKNNDNITAAMKGLAKYQITQAEAVNSGFLYNAFVANLIPAQTLQPFFDYALGFRRGIDAGQPPDNAGPRAEIPFPYNGIPQPNERWGQP